A genomic stretch from Aedes albopictus strain Foshan chromosome 2, AalbF5, whole genome shotgun sequence includes:
- the LOC109410409 gene encoding mucin-2, translating to MTSTSVFESESFNRRLVEKLVEQRDQILGGRADSDAASVWQQIALELSQDWELDCGDLRWQDLSRYFRCSLVLKLSHRKWTMDQGLIDRLQYPYLRKVYVITIQFYRKYCAKRMAENSSEIEDNKLFIKYTMDGRFDPDVVSAFKRRSRKGVRIYVNINVDDPVYNLPDDVKKLLLQMEHHRRERFHKIIPSDEARESSPVLLDGVPVPIENRSPAAEKDFSPRDLLEKESFSVNTQEYDEIIKESLERETPPIPKRRRLGSFSPGCVEVWLETCEMQSPAKSCLVVSPQDDPLHMSTRISLSEPQFRPATGVDISQACAAVELVRSQPPTLIMASQLEASTQDSIRIKQEPSIDASSEIPTLDAGFDPLLSSVFTDSDNEEEENDSGPGKIVFDNQPAKDIVSLPTEADQHEPSEAEAIITSRTTQGQLGVGRSQPPTLILASQPETATQELIRIKQDHKTEDLKNTSTLQPDHDPYLNSVLTDSEDTEEEIARSSSNGTPGKNINDVITVDNRRSPSTKDKSNPAMIKQQEPNRSEVEIVSSHPPTTLIHSSSNGTPDATVKQESEIKVLDETPPADAVHDPYLNGIFTDSDDDDDDDDDEEEENVPSFKNVISNQPSNEVSTSENRSFPTSEKTSNPKPNKCVQDQSKTVEVERQSASLVVASQEKTQESVPRNTSEVTLDPHISSICRDSDDENEEETNKYSSLTVENLNTTSADNNRSSSSTNLSSQIENLNLDPASSLCLESDKTVPSDPNCSNAIPATQNSSNSPTRTTTSHCCSVVDRRLGMPALNNSLEPVPLHCIVRQRIPPVTVAAELSSGASQPRSSEVDSIESEAIAQPMKTPAKTTSKTTDDLLTKATQTDYYEMVSKSPDLRTSRFHVNIPFGSQSPNLHVYMNDLRSNRSRTPPIQPSSKDELVRSHPTHIQPLQDSQNLGDPIGHSYQSTDSNRLVIAWSPSSSSNSSGMTQVSKAEAPPTATSPTGPQFREEQYDSIRPTIESRLRLQAVLRSLWPELFARGGSFCDFLHLLSVLALNIFPRLQPTNDHGAMDLLRMVTPIACRLAYGNFEPIADKQARVGPATRKEGVYGDRGAGGDGAESNRCGLEVLDETHGNSKSSSIDEKPMIVLSDDDEQENLPVRTKREYRVHK from the exons ATGACCAG CACCTCCGTTTTCGAGAGCGAATCCTTCAACCGACGGTTAGTGGAGAAGCTCGTCGAACAACGGGACCAAATCCTGGGGGGAAGAGCCGACAGTGACGCGGCGTCCGTATGGCAGCAGATTGCCCTGGAACTGTCCCAAGACTGGGAGCTGGATTGTGGTGATTTGCGATGGCAGGACCTGAGCCGGTACTTTCGGTGCAGTTTGGTGCTCAAGCTAAGCCACCGGAAGTGGACCATGGATCAGGGATTGATCGATCGGCTGCAGTATCCCTACTTGAGGAAAGTTTACGTGATCACGATACAGTTTTACAGGAAATACTGTGCGAAAAGAATGGCAGAGAATAGCAGCGAGATTGAGGATAACAAGCTGTTTATCAAATACACGATGGATGGCCGGTTCGATCCGGATGTGGTGTCGGCGTTCAAGCGACGGAGTAGAAAGGGCGTGCGAATCTATGTGAACATCAATGTGGATGATCCTGTTTACAATTTGCCGGACGATGTGAAAAAGCTTCTGCTCCAGATGGAGCACCACCGAAGGGAGCGTTTCCATAAGATCATTCCTTCCGATGAGGCGAGGGAAAGCTCTCCGGTCCTGCTGGATGGTGTTCCGGTGCCAATTGAAAATAGAAGTCCTGCTGCTGAAAAGGATTTCTCTCCTCGGGACCTACTCGAAAAGGAATCGTTCTCGGTGAACACCCAGGAGTACGATGAGATTATCAAAGAATCTCTGGAACGGGAAACACCGCCCATCCCCAAGAGACGACGCCTGGGGAGTTTCAGTCCGGGGTGTGTCGAGGTGTGGCTGGAGACGTGTGAAATGCAGAGTCCCGCGAAATCGTGTCTGGTCGTCAGCCCCCAGGATGATCCGCTACATATGTCCACCCGGATTTCTCTTTCCGAGCCACAGTTTAGGCCAGCAACTGGTGTGGACATAAGTCAGGCCTGTGCGGCTGTAGAATTGGTTAGAAGCCAACCTCCGACGCTGATCATGGCTAGCCAACTGGAAGCGTCGACTCAGGACTCGATTCGGATAAAACAGGAACCGTCGATTGATgcttccagtgaaattccaaCATTGGATGCTGGGTTCGATCCTCTCCTTAGT AGCGTTTTCACCGATTCTGATAACGAGGAAGAAGAAAACGATTCCGGTCCTGGCAAAATAGTCTTCG ATAATCAACCTGCCAAGGATATAGTCAGTTTACCAACAGAGGCTGATCAGCATGAACCCAGTGAGGCTGAAGCAATCATCACAAGCAGAACTACTCAAGGGCAATTGGGCGTCGGTAGGAGTCAACCCCCCACCTTGATCCTAGCTAGTCAACCGGAAACTGCGACACAGGAATTGATTCGGATTAAGCAGGACCACAAGACTGAAGATTTGAAAAACACATCAACTTTGCAACCCGATCATGACCCATATCTCAAT agcGTTCTTACGGATTCGGAAGATACCGAGGAAGAAATCGCTCGGAGTTCCAGTAACGGAACACCAGGAAAAAATATCAACGATGTCATTACGGTAGACAATCGACGATCACCGTCCACCAAAGATAAAAGCAACCCTGCAATGATTAAACAGCAAGAACCTAATCGAAGTGAGGTAGAGATTGTTAGCAGTCATCCTCCAACGACGTTGATCCATTCCAGTTCAAATGGAACTCCGGATGCGACCGTCAAGCAGGAATCTGAGATTAAGGTTTTGGATGAAACTCCACCTGCGGATGCTGTCCACGATCCATATCTTAAT ggcatatTCACAGattccgatgatgatgatgatgatgatgatgacgaggaAGAAGAAAACGTCCCGAGTTTCAAGAATGTAATCTCAAACCAGCCTTCCAACGAAGTCTCCACGTCTGAAAATCGCAGCTTCCCTACTTCTGAAAAGACAAGCAATCCGAAACCGAACAAATGTGTGCAGGATCAATCGAAGACTGTTGAGGTTGAGAGACAATCTGCGTCATTGGTTGTTGCTAGTCAAGAGAAAACTCAGGAATCGGTTCCACGAAATACCTCGGAAGTTACCCTGGATCCTCACATCAGC AGCATATGCAGAGATTCAGACGATGAAAATGAGGAAGAAACAAACAAATATTCTAGCCTAACAGTCGAAAACCTTAATACGACTTCGGCGGACAATAACCGCTCATCTTCCTCCACAAATCTAAGTAGCCAGATCGAGAACCTAAATCTTGATCCAGCTTCAAGTTTATGTCTCGAAAGTGATAAAACCGTCCCGAGTGATCCCAACTGCAGTAATGCTATACCTGCCACTCAAAACTCTTCAAATTCTCCCACAAGAACGACGACATCCCATTGCTGCAGTGTCGTTGATCGTCGTCTCGGAATGCCGGCGTTGAACAACTCTCTCGAACCGGTTCCTCTGCATTGCATCGTGCGGCAAAGGATTCCTCCGGTGACCGTTGCGGCAGAGTTATCGTCCGGAGCAAGCCAACCTAGAAGTTCCGAAGTCGATTCCATCGAAAGTGAAGCGATCGCACAACCAATG AAAACCCCAGCAAAAACCACTTCCAAAACTACGGACGATCTCTTAACAAAGGCTACTCAAACTGATTATTATGAAATGGTATCGAAAAGCCCCGACCTTCGAACCAGTCGTTTTCACGTTAACATTCCATTCGGATCTCAATCACCAAATCTGCACGTCTACATGAACGATTTGCGAAGCAATAGATCACGAACTCCTCCG ATCCAACCATCATCCAAAGACGAACTCGTTCGATCACATCCAACGCATATTCAACCACTACAAGACAGCCAGAATCTTGGTGATCCAATCGGCCACAGTTATCAGTCGACCGACTCCAACCGTTTGGTTATCGCATGGTCACCAAGCTCATCCTCCAACTCCTCCGGCATGACCCAGGTCTCGAAAGCGGAAGCACCTCCTACGGCGACGTCCCCGACCGGGCCGCAATTCCGAGAGGAACAGTATGACTCCATTCGGCCTACCATCGAAAGCCGGTTACGATTGCAGGCCGTATTACGCTCTTTGTGGCCGGAACTGTTCGCCAGGGGTGGAAGTTTTTGCGATTTCCTACACCTGCTATCGGTACTGGCCCTGAACATATTCCCTCGGTTGCAACCCACGAATGACCACGGAGCGATGGATCTTCTAAGGATGGTTACGCCGATTGCCTGTCGGTTGGCGTACGGAAACTTTGAGCCGATCGCGGACAAGCAGGCTAGGGTAGGTCCAGCGACTAGGAAGGAAGGTGTTTACGGAGACAGGGGAGCGGGCGGGGACGGTGCTGAAAGTAATCGGTGCGGCCTGGAAGTATTAGATGAAACGCACGGGAATTCGAAGTCGAGCAGTATAGATGAAAAACCAATGATAGTACTATCGGATGACGATGAACAGGAAAATCTGCCAGTTCGGACG aAACGCGAATACCGCGTACACAAATGA